In Carassius auratus strain Wakin chromosome 41, ASM336829v1, whole genome shotgun sequence, the DNA window atgcAGAGAGATAAGTAATGTGCGAAAAAGGCCCCAGAAAAtccttttcttttgaactttgttcatcagagaatcctaaaAAATAATATGCTTGTAGTTTCCACaacttattttacattgtaataacatttcacaatattacattttttatgcatttttgatcaaataaatgcagctttaaataaaaaaaaatcttactgactccacaTTTTTGAACGAAAGCGTATTTACTTAAGGATCCTAAAGGAAACTCTAAGTGTATATCACATCATAATAAAAGTGTTGTgttcttgtttctttcttttaatcACTATTGTGATCCCTGATCTTATGTGATTCCATAGCTAGAGGTTACTGAGTGCCTGTATAGTTGGTCATTATGGGTGTTTCTACCACTGGATGCCCTAATCTGATTGGTGGGCTGATGGTGACAATCTCAAATATTTGTCAATTAATCTGCCTGGATCTGTCTACACTTTCTATATTTGTAGTTTCTCAGGCCTTGTTCCTCTTTTTAGTCATTCTTTCAACCTCAACTCTCCCTTACCTTTCATCTGATTCAGGGTGTGCATTCTTAAAATGTgccaaacaaatcattaaaataaaatgataatgatatcTTCAGGTCCTGGTCTGTCATTTATGAGGAGCTACTGAGATAATGTTGACACTTACACCAAACTCTATTATGTCTTTGAAAGAGTTACATTTTCCTCTGGGTTTTTgtcactctctcttacacacacacactcagtctcttTTTCATTCTGTGTTCATTTCATGCTCCCTCTGGTTTATAGTTAATGGAGTTATTGGCCAGACAGCAGGATAGTTAAACAGGTGTTTCCCAAATGGGCACTGAGCTGCGTCGTTACAGGAATGGCCTCTGCTTTGCCCTTCGCCTCTGGCTGCACCATTTGTTTGAAGAAGTGTGAAAAACACCATTTCACCCATAGTGTTCACTCACTCATTACTCATTGATGGATAGCAGAGGGTCGGCATCTCTATGATGGGTTTCACAGATGCTATGACTTCAGTCACTTAGACATTAGAAAGCAGAAGGGGACTTGATCTATTGTGGCGGATGGATTTGGTAGTTTTTGCAATTAAACATAAATATCCACTTCTAATGGctctttgctttttattttctcttcCTCAGCTGTCCAAAGGGGTCGCATGTCCAACTCGCAGTCCAGTCCAGGACAGTATCTGAGTAATGGGAGTGACCCTTACAATGGACAGCCGTATCTCTCGGGCTTTATCTCTTTGCTCCTACGGGCCGAGCCATACCCCGCATCCCGTTATGGAGCCCAGTGTATGCAGTCCAACAATCTAATGGGCATTGAGAACATCTGTGAATTGGCCGCCCGTTTGCTCTTCAGCGCCGTGGAGTGGGCGAAAAACATCCCTTTCTTTCCTGACCTGCAGCTCATGGACCAGGTAAATCAAGTTCAtctttactttatttatatatattttatatatatatatatatatattctttaatattttctatttatgttATAAGTGAATACATaaactggtaaaataaaatatatatttttttaaatttacggAACAtaagcgagaaaaaaaaaatgcgcaAAATTTACTAatcgttccctcaatttgctaaattgtgtgcccaatttactaatttgttctctcaatttataaattgtgtgtatgatttagcaaattgagggaatgaataattaaattttgCCCACAGTTTATAAATTGATGGAATGGATTCaaaaattgtgcacacaatttagcctactatttgtttttgtttttttgagtaaCATGCCCTGGTTAACTGTTTACAATAACACTAggaacaaattaacaaattaaattaaattaaagcaatAAATCATTACTGTGGTTTTACAACGGATGAGGgatgaataaaagttttttttaaaatgtatgccaTTTTTCTGGAaagtaatatatatttcttatttattttatgactTTGAACAAGAAACGCACACATATTTGTGTTtatgaatttttgttttaaagtctattttttcagtacttttaattattaaaaagatcAATCTCTCACGATGTGCCTTTTTGTGTGTAGGTGGCGCTCTTGCGCATGTCGTGGAGTGAGCTGTTCGTTCTGAACGCTGCTCAGTGCTCTATGCCGCTGCATGTAGCACCCCTGCTGGCCGCTGCCGGTCTACACGCCTCCCCCATGTCAGCTGAACGAGTGGTGGCCTTCATGGACCACATTCGCGTCTTCCAAGAGCAAGTGGAGAAACTGAAAGCCCTTCAGGTAGACACGGCTGAGTACTCCTGCCTGAAGTCCATCGTACTCTTCACCTCTGGTAAGAATAACTAACATTAAGGCTACTTGACTTGATTTGATTAGTATTAACTGTATGAGTCGATTGAGTCGATTTTAGAAGCAAACTTAGATTTTAGAAGTTTCCATCCCTAATAATACCATTTAGAAAACACATGGATCTGTTTAGTTGATCTGTTTAGGTCTAATTATCAGTAGTACTGATATTTTGTGAGGTATCCAATCctgtttgttattaaataaactaaataaatagaaAGGGTAAGTTACCTGATTACATATATACAGAATTTCCTTTGCCGTTGCTAAATGCTTTGGTACAGAGCTTCAGAATCAATCGCTGGTTTAAGATGATTCCATGCTCTATAGGGCTGggcaaaaaaatagattttttgatTAAtcgattttttaaattatgtcgATTCTATATTGATTCTCAAAAGCCGCGAATCGATCTTTTCCAGTATTTATTTcatcacacatttaaaacaagatcTGATTAACATGAATCTTATCCGTTATCAGTTAATCTTATTTCTTTTTATCAATTCACCATTTGTAAACTGATGTCTACTGGTAATTTTTTAGAAATATCAATAACATTTGTACTaaaactatattcactgaatgtaataaacaaatctgagAATCGAATCgggacatctgaatcgatacccagcctgAATGCCCTACCTGTCAGAAACCTTTTTCCAGCCCAGACTTGCACTTTTCCAAATGGTTGGCTGAACCCACCACTCtcgattcatttttttttttttatcactcaaTCCTTCATGCTTCCATCTATTATTGAAACCAGGCAAGCAGCCCCCCGCCCCACCTCAACGTCCACCAACATGACTGAATTATGCATGCTGAGTTGCAGCAATAGGGATTCGCTTCAGTCTGGCTGTGACCTACATAACCTCTGTAGCCCAGGGCATCAATGTGATCCATCCTGCAATTCCAGCCAAAACCCCCTCCACCCCCTGCCAGGACTCGCCGGCATGAGCTAACAGGGACAGACAAACTCTTGTGGCCCGTAACCTCAGCCCAAACCTCCTATCACCTCACATCACCCGACAGTCCTCTAATGTCAGCCAGTCACCCCGATTGCCCAGCGCGGTACAGTGGCAGCTCCCAGTGCATTCACACTGTGAAACACAAAGACAGAGGGGGATGCCTTTGCCATCCAACTCCAGCGCGAGGGGGGCTGGTGTAGAAGCACGCAAGGCTCGTCACCGCTGACATTATGCCAGGGATTGACGCATCAGTGCCCCCCTTACAAAATGCTGCCTACCGTAACTATAGATGTCTTTATCTGGACTCATGGGACAGAAGTGGCTGTTTTGTCCCGCTCAGTGGGTAGCCTTGCCCTCatagaaatataaaaagcaaTTAATCTTTTGTTAGCAGAACTGAAGCTCAGCAAAATTAGGTTCGTACACCAATGATAAGTAGCGTGACAGAGAGAATGACAAAGGGGATCATGCCTTAAACTAAATTTACAGTTCTACACTTTTACGCCCTTGATTATTTCAGATGTGTGTTTTTCAGTTAGAACCCGCAATCCAGTTTAACTAGGagttaatatagatagatagatagatagatagatagatagatactacaGTATTCCTTAATTTTCacttctgtttttacttttttcttcagATGCCATGGGTCTCTCTGATGTTGCCCATGTGGAGAGCATCCAGGAAAAGTCCCAGTGTGCTCTTGAGGAGTATGTGCGGAACCAATACCCCAATCAACCCAATCGATTCGGCCGCCTGTTGTTACGACTGCCCTCCCTGCGCATTGTTTCTTCTCCCGTTATCGAACAACTATTCTTTGTACGACTGGTAGGCAAAACTCCCATTGAGACGCTACTGCGGGACATGCTGCTTTCTGGTTCCAGCTACAATTGGCCTTACATGCCCGTCCAGAGAGACCGGCCCATCTCGCTCCATTACAATGAGAACGGGCCCTGATCCTGCCCCAATAATCCATATCACACCCCTGCCGCCATGGGGTCATGGCCAGTACAGAGAATCTGTCAGCAAGCCACACCCCTTTCTGCCACATCAAAACCTGCTAACTTAACCTGAACCACCAGCCGTTTGTTTTGTAAATGGGAATGGACCACAGCGTACATATAGACACAGAACTGTTTCCTACAGAGGTTTTCTATGAACGAGGACTGTCTGGCCCAAAGTGCCCCATCCATTCCTGATTTTGAAGCAACCAGAAGCCATTAAAGCTGATGCCAAAACTTTACCAGAACAGCTATTAGATGGACCTCGAAAACCGCACCACTTTTATATTAACAGGACAGTCAAGATTCTGTCCGATTTGGTCAGGGTGGGGG includes these proteins:
- the LOC113059271 gene encoding nuclear receptor subfamily 2 group F member 5-like, which translates into the protein MAMVVNQWQENISADPGSQLQMCSQEPGGTPGTPSGSTPGNDALSGDKIPNVDCMVCGDKSSGKHYGQFTCEGCKSFFKRSVRRNLSYTCRGNRDCPIDQHHRNQCQYCRLKKCLKVGMRREAVQRGRMSNSQSSPGQYLSNGSDPYNGQPYLSGFISLLLRAEPYPASRYGAQCMQSNNLMGIENICELAARLLFSAVEWAKNIPFFPDLQLMDQVALLRMSWSELFVLNAAQCSMPLHVAPLLAAAGLHASPMSAERVVAFMDHIRVFQEQVEKLKALQVDTAEYSCLKSIVLFTSDAMGLSDVAHVESIQEKSQCALEEYVRNQYPNQPNRFGRLLLRLPSLRIVSSPVIEQLFFVRLVGKTPIETLLRDMLLSGSSYNWPYMPVQRDRPISLHYNENGP